In a genomic window of Suricata suricatta isolate VVHF042 chromosome 12, meerkat_22Aug2017_6uvM2_HiC, whole genome shotgun sequence:
- the LOC115274389 gene encoding LOW QUALITY PROTEIN: olfactory receptor 1I1 (The sequence of the model RefSeq protein was modified relative to this genomic sequence to represent the inferred CDS: inserted 2 bases in 1 codon) → MEPKRQKNETSVSEFLLLGLSERPEHQTLLFGLFLSMYLVTVFGNLLIILAIIRDSHLHTPMYFFLSNLSLVDIFFSSTTVPKMLVNLHTHSRAIPFVGCLAQMYAFHLFGTMDSFLLAMMAIDRFVAIVHPLRYSVIMRPRVCGLLVGGPWLVTNLQSLVHTCLMAQLTFCAGSEIPHFFCDLMPLLKLSCSDTHTNELVIFAFGIIMGISPLSCILLSYTCIFWAVFKIPSAQGKWKAFSTCSSHLTAVSLFYGTIFAVYLQPASPASSQKDKAAALMCGVVIPMLNPFIYSLRNKDMKAALRKLISKAGQCXRSEQGVGTYNVPEPLLGGENTEMQPILAYSPSLPARHSELSGG, encoded by the exons ATGGAACCAAAAcggcaaaaaaatgaaacatcagtctcagaatttcttcttctgggactctcaGAAAGGCCAGAACATCAGACCCTCCTCTTCGGACTGTTCCTCTCCATGTACCTGGTCACTGTCTTTGGGAACCTGCTCATCATCTTGGCCATCATCAGAGACTCCCacctccacacacccatgtacttcttcctctccaatctGTCCCTTGTCGATATCTTCTTCTCTTCCACCACTGTCCCCAAGATGCTGGTGAACCTTCACACCCACAGCCGGGCCATCCCCTTTGTGGGCTGCCTTGCTCAGATGTATGCTTTCCACCTGTTCGGGACCATGGACAGCTTCCTCCTGGCTATGATGGCCATTGACCGGTTTGTGGCCATTGTCCACCCTCTTCGCTACTCGGTCATCATGAGACCCCGCGTCTGTGGGTTGCTGGTAGGGGGGCCATGGCTGGTCACCAATCTCCAGTCACTCGTGCACACCTGCCTCATGGCTCAACTGACTTTCTGTGCTGGCTCTGAAATCCCCCACTTCTTCTGTGACCTCATGCCCCTGCTGAAGCTCTCCTGCTCTGACACGCACACCAATGAGCTGGTGATCTTTGCTTTTGGCATCATCATGGGCATCAGCCCCCTCTCGTGCATCCTCCTCTCTTACACCTGCATCTTCTGGGCAGTGTTCAAGATCCCTTCTGCTCAGGGCAAGTGGAAAGCCTTCTCCACTTGCAGCTCCCACCTCACCGCGGTGTCACTGTTCTACGGCACCATCTTTGCTGTGTACTTGCAGCCCGCGTCACCTGCTTCCTCCCAGAAAGACAAGGCAGCTGCCCTGATGTGTGGGGTGGTCatccccatgctgaacccctttatatacagcctgaggaacaaggaCATGAAGGCAGCCCTGAGGAAGCTCATCAGCAAAGCAGGTCAGTG TAGGTCAGAACAGGGGGTTGGCACTTACAATGTTCCAGAACCACTGTTGGGTGGTGAGAACACAGAGATGCAGCCCATCCTTGCCTACAGCCCATCCTTGCCCGCAAGGCATTCAGAGTTGAGTGGAGGATAG